ATGCCCTTCATAACTTGTTGACCATTAACATTAAAAATGCGAATGATGGCTTCTCCCTGAAGCTTCTTGCTGCTGGCAAAAGTGATCCTGCTATTTGCCGGGTTGGGATACATCCTGAACCATGATCCCGGTAAACTGGATTCCTCATTAGAAACGAGTAATCCATTAATGGTCTTCAGGATCGTTCCAGATCCCCCCACGGCGTACCCGGTGTTGGCATCAGTAAAGTAAACTGATTCCAGCCAATCTTCTGTCGGGGCCGGAAAAGCGATCCAGTTGGCGCCTCCGTTGATGGTCAACAGTATAGTTCCACCTGCACCCACTACGTACCCTCTATAGGAATCAGGAAAGTGTACCGACATTAAATCCCGTGTTGTTCCACTCGACAAAGTTGTCCAGGATATGCCTCCATTACTGGTTTTTAAGATAGTTCCCTGAGTCCCCACCGCATACCCTGTATTGGCATCGGGAAAGGATATCGCCATTAAGATACTTGGTGCATCATATAATACCGTATCCCATGTCGTTCCAGCATCCGTGGTTTTCAGGACAAGCCCTTCAGTAAAAAATCCTCCTGAAGCATACCCTGTTAACGCATCTGTAAAGCAAATCGAATATAAATGACCTGTTGTTCCGCTTTCCAAGGCAGTCCAGGATGCGCCCCCATCGGTGGTTTTCATGAGGGTTCCCTCATGACCGGATACATACCCTGTATTTTCATCAGTGAAGAAAACTGATTCAAAATAGTCCGTAGTCCCACTCATTAAAGTAAGCCAATTGATACCTCCGTCAGTGGTTTTCAGGATCGTTCCGAACCCACCCGCTATATACCCTGTATTGGCATCGATAAAATATACAGATTGAATCCTGTTGGTAGTTCCATCCGACAGAACGGCCCAATCAGTGCCTCCATTCGAGGTTTTCAGTATAGATCCATAAAATCCTACTGCATAGCCTGTGTTGGCATCGGGAAAGTGAACCGAAGTCAGGTCATCATTTGTTCCGCTTAAATGATCATTCCAGGTTATACCTCCATTGCCGGTTTTCAGGATTGATCCCCTAAAACCCACCGCATAACCGGTATTTTCATCGGTAAAGGTGATGGAGGATAACGAATTTGAGGTGATAGTCAAACCTGACCAGGTGGTTCCTCCATTAACGGTTTTTAAGATGATCCCACCATCACCCACCACATATCCAGTGTTGGCATCGGTGAAGCAGATTGATTTCAGATCGTTGTAGGAGCCGCACCATATTGTAGTCCAATTTTCACCACTATCGGTGGTTTTCAACACCATTCCCTGTTCACCTGCAATATAGCCAGTATGTTCATCCGTAAAGAATACAGATTCAAACTCAAAATCTGTCCAGATAACCGGTAAAGTAGTCCAGGCAGCGCCTCCATCTTCGGTCTTGATAATGGTTCCCCAATCTCCAACTGCATATCCTGTATTGGCATCGGTGAAGTAAACTGATTTCAGATCATGAAAGATCCCACCCGACAAAGCGGTCCATAATGTGTCGTCGGTGGTGATCTTAAGGATGATTCCGGAATCACCCACTACATACCCTGTATTGGCATCGGGAAAGTAAACCGAGCGCAGATTTTTCGTTGTTCCACTGCTTAATGCAATCCAGCTGGCTGCTCCATCGGTGGTTTTCAGGGCAGTTCCACCTTCGCCCACGGCTATACATGTATTGGCGTCAATCGTGAATACTGATAACAGATCATTGGCTGTCGTACCGGTTAACAATGACCAGGTTGAGCCTCCATCCCCGGTTTTCAGGATAGTTCCAAGATGTCCGGCGGCATAACCTGTATAGGTGTCATAAAAATCAACGGATGATAGCGAGTTGCCCTGCGGTAATGGGTTTTGCCATGTCCACTGAGCAAAGGCAAATGCTGTAATAAGTGTGAAAATAATCGAAAAGCTGATTTTTTTCATTTTATATAGGTTTATTATTGTCAGGCAAGAATGGTGCCAAATCTTTTTTCAATGGTTTATGTGTATGTCATCCAAGAATAATTTTGATCCTTGGAAGTTTATCATCACCATTTTCGTGCATATTCTTAAAAGCAGATGTCACAGTTTTTTCGGGGATGAGCAACAGGTTTTATGATATGATAATCGTCATCGAGGGGCTTTTTCATTCATACCCTTTCAGTTTTTTCCTGATGAAACCCAACGGGAT
This genomic stretch from Bacteroidales bacterium harbors:
- a CDS encoding YCF48-related protein encodes the protein MKKISFSIIFTLITAFAFAQWTWQNPLPQGNSLSSVDFYDTYTGYAAGHLGTILKTGDGGSTWSLLTGTTANDLLSVFTIDANTCIAVGEGGTALKTTDGAASWIALSSGTTKNLRSVYFPDANTGYVVGDSGIILKITTDDTLWTALSGGIFHDLKSVYFTDANTGYAVGDWGTIIKTEDGGAAWTTLPVIWTDFEFESVFFTDEHTGYIAGEQGMVLKTTDSGENWTTIWCGSYNDLKSICFTDANTGYVVGDGGIILKTVNGGTTWSGLTITSNSLSSITFTDENTGYAVGFRGSILKTGNGGITWNDHLSGTNDDLTSVHFPDANTGYAVGFYGSILKTSNGGTDWAVLSDGTTNRIQSVYFIDANTGYIAGGFGTILKTTDGGINWLTLMSGTTDYFESVFFTDENTGYVSGHEGTLMKTTDGGASWTALESGTTGHLYSICFTDALTGYASGGFFTEGLVLKTTDAGTTWDTVLYDAPSILMAISFPDANTGYAVGTQGTILKTSNGGISWTTLSSGTTRDLMSVHFPDSYRGYVVGAGGTILLTINGGANWIAFPAPTEDWLESVYFTDANTGYAVGGSGTILKTINGLLVSNEESSLPGSWFRMYPNPANSRITFASSKKLQGEAIIRIFNVNGQQVMKGICKLQDQAELDVSTLAKGIYIVKIQTKSGIESKKLAIQ